One Aciduliprofundum boonei T469 genomic region harbors:
- the gcvH gene encoding glycine cleavage system protein GcvH — MIPEDLKYTKTHEWVKVEGNKAKIGITYHAQEQLHDIVYVELPNVGDEIAKGDNLGVVESVKAASDIYAPISGKVVAVNDEVVNSPELLNQDPYKNWLVEMEITNPSELDELLSAEEYKKVVEEES; from the coding sequence ATGATACCTGAAGATTTGAAATACACAAAAACCCACGAGTGGGTAAAGGTTGAAGGTAATAAGGCTAAGATAGGAATAACCTATCATGCGCAAGAGCAGCTCCATGATATAGTTTATGTCGAGCTTCCAAATGTGGGCGATGAAATAGCCAAGGGAGACAATCTTGGAGTTGTTGAATCTGTGAAGGCAGCAAGTGATATATATGCCCCAATATCTGGCAAGGTTGTAGCGGTGAATGACGAAGTTGTCAACTCTCCAGAGCTTCTCAACCAAGATCCTTACAAGAATTGGCTAGTTGAAATGGAAATTACAAATCCAAGCGAGCTGGATGAATTGCTAAGCGCTGAAGAATACAAGAAGGTTGTAGAGGAAGAAAGTTGA
- a CDS encoding M42 family metallopeptidase, giving the protein MLLEKLVKAFGVPGYEGEIREIVKEHMEKYVDDVQVDTLGNVIGVKKGGERKVLLAAHMDQIGFMVRGITEDGYLVISPMGGVNPITLRSRIVRIRGKSSYVYGVIGEKPPHIEKKAEKKEIKDLRVDIGVEKKEEAENLVSIGDVGSFLPNYYEIGNRIVATALDDRAGIYTLLKVMEDLESETTIYFVATVQEEVGLRGAKVSGFRVEPDIGIAIDVTHARMPGMGKDEMPVELGKGPTIGVGPTAHPKLVKHFINSANGVPYQIEPNPSRSGTDVDVIQLSREGVATVVISIPLRYMHSSVEMIDKRDLENTIGLIRNALKGIDKVELSL; this is encoded by the coding sequence ATGCTTCTCGAAAAATTGGTTAAAGCATTTGGAGTGCCGGGATATGAAGGGGAAATAAGAGAAATCGTGAAAGAACATATGGAAAAATATGTGGATGATGTACAAGTTGATACCCTTGGAAATGTTATAGGCGTGAAAAAAGGAGGAGAGAGAAAAGTGCTTTTAGCGGCACATATGGACCAAATTGGCTTTATGGTCAGAGGTATAACTGAGGATGGATACCTTGTGATTTCGCCAATGGGTGGAGTGAATCCAATAACGCTGCGATCAAGAATTGTGAGAATAAGAGGGAAAAGTAGTTATGTTTACGGAGTCATAGGTGAGAAGCCGCCCCACATAGAGAAGAAAGCAGAGAAAAAAGAAATAAAGGATTTAAGGGTGGATATTGGAGTAGAAAAGAAGGAAGAGGCAGAGAATTTGGTAAGTATAGGGGATGTTGGCTCTTTCTTGCCGAATTATTACGAGATTGGAAATAGGATTGTAGCAACGGCTTTAGATGATCGAGCCGGGATTTACACCCTTTTGAAAGTAATGGAAGATTTGGAAAGCGAGACAACAATTTATTTTGTAGCTACAGTGCAAGAAGAAGTTGGATTGAGGGGGGCGAAGGTCTCTGGATTTAGAGTGGAGCCAGATATAGGTATAGCGATTGATGTGACCCATGCAAGAATGCCCGGAATGGGTAAGGACGAGATGCCTGTAGAGCTTGGCAAAGGACCCACAATTGGAGTAGGGCCAACGGCTCATCCAAAGCTTGTAAAGCATTTCATCAATAGTGCAAACGGAGTGCCTTATCAAATTGAGCCTAATCCAAGCAGAAGTGGCACGGATGTCGATGTCATTCAATTGTCTCGTGAGGGAGTTGCCACTGTAGTTATTTCTATTCCTCTTCGCTATATGCACTCAAGCGTTGAGATGATTGATAAAAGAGATTTAGAAAATACAATAGGGCTGATAAGAAATGCATTGAAGGGAATAGATAAAGTTGAACTAAGCTTATGA
- a CDS encoding transcriptional regulator, translating into MEKEKLLRDIRELLFRENFEIGEPILKSISFDMIARRDDLILILKALVNIDALRAEVARELKILGKELKAAPIVIGKRNAMGEIMDDVVYSRHGLPILSFNTFKNFIVNGEYPMVYASPGGLYVNINGWLLRRVREARGISLGELAKIAGVSRKAIQLYEEGMNATIDSALRLEDYLGIPLIEPIDILDLRRLKEERYENIEDVDDIYRRLMKIGYDVFLTIKCPFEALSKDERDVFLTSIGKNQKKLKVKAMNLRIFTELLGKNAFIVVNKAKYEEIDGIPLIERSEIMEIESKEEIRKIVRERSAI; encoded by the coding sequence ATGGAGAAGGAGAAATTGCTGCGGGATATTCGTGAATTACTCTTTAGGGAGAATTTTGAGATAGGTGAGCCCATACTCAAGAGTATAAGTTTTGATATGATAGCCCGCAGAGATGATTTGATTTTAATCCTGAAAGCTTTGGTTAATATAGATGCATTAAGAGCCGAAGTTGCTAGGGAGTTAAAAATCTTGGGTAAAGAATTGAAGGCGGCACCGATTGTAATAGGTAAAAGAAATGCAATGGGAGAGATAATGGACGATGTTGTGTATTCTCGCCATGGTTTGCCTATACTATCTTTTAATACATTCAAGAATTTCATAGTTAATGGAGAATATCCCATGGTTTATGCCTCTCCAGGAGGATTGTATGTGAACATAAACGGATGGCTTTTAAGGAGGGTGAGGGAAGCGAGAGGTATATCTTTAGGAGAGTTGGCAAAGATTGCAGGTGTGTCAAGGAAAGCCATCCAGTTATACGAGGAAGGCATGAATGCAACTATTGATAGTGCTCTCCGTCTTGAAGATTATTTGGGCATACCTCTGATTGAGCCCATTGATATCCTAGATTTAAGGAGATTAAAGGAGGAGAGATATGAAAATATTGAAGATGTTGATGATATATACCGCAGATTGATGAAAATCGGCTATGATGTATTTCTCACCATTAAATGCCCCTTTGAAGCTTTAAGCAAAGACGAGCGGGATGTATTCTTAACGAGCATAGGTAAAAATCAGAAAAAATTAAAGGTAAAAGCGATGAATCTGCGTATATTTACAGAACTCCTGGGTAAAAATGCATTTATCGTGGTAAATAAGGCAAAGTACGAAGAGATTGATGGAATACCTTTGATTGAGAGAAGCGAAATTATGGAAATAGAAAGTAAGGAGGAAATCCGCAAAATAGTCAGGGAAAGGAGTGCTATATGA
- a CDS encoding flagellin, whose amino-acid sequence MKRVMKREQGEFGIGSLIIFIAMIIVSAVTAVVLIQISYQLQQQAEDTGNVAIQDVSTGFKIISMGGYRYNDEWGTTPPYHDQIDWIDIKVSLIPGSPPVNLEDVILEVSDGQNSVDLVFNSSVSFDGGANPQGGAGVFGIRVIRDLSPKTLSNYVISAGDIVALSFNATANGLALLPQTYLSIKIIPKHGVSTFQQITTPSVYVSRYVELM is encoded by the coding sequence ATGAAGAGGGTGATGAAGAGGGAACAGGGAGAATTCGGCATTGGCTCGCTCATAATTTTCATAGCAATGATCATTGTTTCCGCAGTAACAGCTGTTGTACTTATACAAATATCATACCAACTTCAGCAACAGGCAGAAGATACAGGGAATGTGGCGATTCAAGATGTTTCAACAGGATTTAAGATAATATCTATGGGTGGCTACAGATACAATGATGAGTGGGGCACGACTCCTCCTTATCACGACCAGATTGACTGGATTGATATAAAAGTATCATTAATCCCAGGTAGCCCTCCAGTGAATTTGGAAGATGTGATTTTAGAGGTTAGTGATGGTCAAAATTCCGTGGACTTGGTGTTCAATTCCTCCGTTAGTTTCGATGGCGGTGCAAATCCGCAGGGTGGCGCAGGGGTTTTTGGAATAAGAGTTATAAGAGACCTATCTCCAAAAACTTTGAGTAATTATGTAATCAGTGCAGGAGATATAGTTGCCTTATCATTTAATGCCACAGCAAATGGCTTGGCTCTATTGCCTCAGACATATCTCAGTATTAAGATCATACCCAAGCATGGTGTATCGACTTTTCAGCAAATTACCACA
- the thpR gene encoding RNA 2',3'-cyclic phosphodiesterase: protein MRLANMRTFIAIEIPFFREIEELQKSIEGRAKLVEEENMHITLKFLGEIEEKLIEKIKKIVEECKVDKFKISLQGVGFFPNERYIRVIWIGIDGYEPIVKMAKCIDEKLSKLGFEREKGYVPHLTVARAKGRVSIMNYDRFKNLKFGEVDVREVKIKNSTLTPKGPIYEDVAVIQL, encoded by the coding sequence ATGCGATTAGCAAATATGCGCACATTCATAGCCATTGAAATTCCGTTCTTTAGAGAGATTGAGGAATTGCAAAAAAGCATAGAGGGCAGGGCAAAATTGGTAGAAGAGGAGAATATGCACATAACCCTGAAATTTTTGGGAGAGATAGAGGAAAAATTAATAGAAAAAATAAAAAAAATCGTGGAAGAGTGTAAAGTGGATAAGTTTAAAATATCCTTGCAAGGCGTTGGTTTTTTCCCAAATGAGAGATACATTAGGGTAATTTGGATCGGCATTGATGGCTACGAGCCCATAGTCAAAATGGCAAAATGCATAGATGAGAAACTATCCAAGCTTGGATTTGAGAGAGAGAAAGGCTATGTACCTCATCTCACTGTGGCTAGGGCAAAGGGGAGAGTATCCATAATGAATTATGATAGATTCAAAAATTTGAAATTTGGGGAAGTGGATGTCAGAGAGGTAAAAATAAAAAATAGCACACTAACTCCCAAAGGGCCAATTTACGAGGATGTCGCAGTTATTCAACTGTAA
- a CDS encoding helix-turn-helix domain-containing protein, whose protein sequence is MFEMNIKIVDPMLHDNNIDSVLLNFLNSIGYMPRVDPQRDFRRAIKSVPYRLFKECFLLRPDREWSVEELIAYLNTTRTTLYRHLNKLKSMDILDERQEGMNKLYRLKYGNLERAWVFVEANVKLAMENYRKMVEHISNLAGGEKVE, encoded by the coding sequence ATGTTTGAGATGAACATAAAAATTGTGGACCCTATGCTACACGATAACAATATTGATTCTGTGCTTTTGAATTTTCTGAATTCGATTGGCTATATGCCAAGAGTGGACCCTCAGAGGGATTTTAGAAGGGCAATAAAGAGTGTGCCCTATAGATTGTTTAAGGAATGCTTTCTTCTCAGGCCTGATAGGGAATGGAGTGTGGAAGAGCTTATTGCGTATCTCAATACCACTAGAACCACTCTTTACAGGCATTTGAACAAATTGAAATCAATGGACATTCTTGATGAAAGGCAGGAGGGTATGAATAAATTGTATCGCTTAAAATATGGTAATTTGGAGAGAGCATGGGTATTTGTAGAGGCAAATGTTAAATTGGCAATGGAGAATTACAGGAAGATGGTTGAGCATATTTCCAACTTGGCAGGAGGTGAGAAGGTTGAATAA
- a CDS encoding RlmE family RNA methyltransferase: MKNRDYYYWEAKKRGYKSRASFKLLQINDRFYLIRKGYTVLDLGAAPGGWSQVALKIVGREGRVIAVDIKPVKLRDVEYIRGDVYSDETLKRIKERAEKVDVVLSDMSPKISGISSWDHARSIDLAERALFIAENVLRERGHFVVKIFQGDMLNAYLKKCRDRFDMVKVHKPKASNRESPEIYVVCKRFKLSNTP; this comes from the coding sequence TTGAAAAATCGTGACTATTACTACTGGGAGGCAAAAAAACGCGGTTATAAGAGTCGTGCCTCCTTCAAATTATTGCAGATAAACGATAGATTTTATCTTATTCGTAAAGGATATACCGTTTTGGATTTAGGTGCTGCACCCGGTGGCTGGAGCCAAGTGGCTTTGAAAATTGTGGGTAGAGAGGGGAGGGTAATTGCCGTGGACATAAAACCTGTAAAATTGAGAGATGTGGAGTATATAAGAGGAGATGTTTACAGCGATGAGACATTAAAAAGGATAAAGGAAAGAGCGGAAAAAGTGGATGTAGTTCTCTCAGATATGTCTCCAAAAATTTCGGGTATAAGCTCATGGGACCATGCACGCTCTATAGACCTTGCAGAGAGAGCCCTATTTATAGCGGAGAATGTTTTAAGAGAAAGGGGGCATTTTGTAGTGAAGATCTTCCAAGGAGATATGCTCAACGCATACCTTAAAAAATGCAGGGATAGATTTGATATGGTAAAGGTGCATAAGCCAAAGGCATCGAATAGAGAAAGTCCGGAAATCTATGTGGTTTGCAAAAGATTTAAATTATCTAACACTCCATAG
- the mvk gene encoding mevalonate kinase, translated as METSAPAKVILFGEHAVVYGEPAIAVAINLRTYVKIKKSEEYRVNGYPMSDKYHSYIKNAIKLCWDGEPLDIQTKSEVPSASGMGSSASITVAMLTALLAMKDELKEEKIAKLGFEVEYRTQGSASPIDTSTVTHGKGILVHREKKDHFLWKVEKGELKWYIHHIEVPSLKLVVGFSGIKGSTKDMVNKVRRFYNWNSFARDVIRDIGKITMEAIEPLQDEDYERIGELMNEDNKLLTILGVNHPMLKRMINASLKHSYGAKLTGAGGGGSIIALTDEQDEVAKAIEEVGGKAYKVEISKDGFRIENHF; from the coding sequence GTGGAAACATCTGCACCAGCTAAAGTCATATTATTCGGCGAGCATGCTGTTGTCTACGGTGAGCCTGCCATAGCTGTGGCAATAAATTTGAGAACCTATGTGAAAATAAAAAAAAGCGAGGAGTATAGGGTAAATGGTTATCCTATGAGCGATAAGTATCATTCATACATCAAGAATGCAATAAAATTATGCTGGGATGGAGAGCCGTTGGACATACAAACAAAGAGCGAGGTTCCTTCTGCATCAGGCATGGGCTCCTCAGCCTCCATAACCGTTGCAATGCTCACTGCGCTCTTGGCTATGAAAGATGAACTAAAAGAGGAAAAAATAGCCAAATTGGGATTTGAAGTGGAGTATAGAACTCAGGGAAGTGCAAGTCCCATTGATACAAGCACCGTGACACATGGTAAAGGCATTTTGGTGCATAGGGAGAAGAAAGACCATTTTCTATGGAAAGTGGAAAAGGGGGAGTTGAAATGGTACATTCATCATATAGAAGTCCCTTCACTAAAACTCGTTGTTGGCTTTTCCGGTATAAAGGGCTCAACAAAGGATATGGTAAATAAAGTGCGCAGGTTCTATAACTGGAACTCCTTTGCCAGGGATGTTATAAGAGATATAGGAAAAATAACTATGGAAGCAATAGAACCTTTGCAGGATGAGGATTATGAAAGAATAGGAGAGCTTATGAACGAGGATAATAAACTTCTCACTATCTTAGGTGTGAATCACCCCATGCTAAAAAGAATGATAAACGCGTCCCTAAAGCACTCGTATGGGGCGAAATTGACGGGAGCAGGTGGAGGTGGCTCAATAATAGCACTTACCGATGAGCAAGATGAAGTAGCAAAGGCAATAGAAGAGGTGGGTGGCAAAGCTTACAAGGTGGAAATAAGTAAAGATGGGTTTAGAATTGAAAATCATTTTTGA